The following coding sequences lie in one Melospiza melodia melodia isolate bMelMel2 chromosome 10, bMelMel2.pri, whole genome shotgun sequence genomic window:
- the LOC134422611 gene encoding uncharacterized protein LOC134422611 isoform X1, which yields MSGGAGRRRRLVLHVDLNNTVVVADTVTGQAPRAALNTFLSTVTWGRAGAAGEWEWVSDRPSLRPPCPGALSYYSRHGRDPAFTEAGPGRRFRDLHARHLRLLEWPDRPHDALSVPGEPGKRYHLILPSFFRLLDALHRDGRAFAVVFRTFGTDLPRALQAVRSALDGQHPQFPALRDVALPVDLTPGQIRCSKKEVVLTHGAERLATREDKRKLYNFFSSFEGIGGFQDHFDWWARNQFSSRGGKPLWIDPHDPDIQHIFIDDNIRLDDGDTIVHPQALLSLQVFSELGSSSPRSVPTSALYNICLVQTNLLEAIADEDYFLHCVRRCEENYDHYLACVEKDTPSQQWDGQ from the exons ATGAGTGGCGGGGCCGGGCGACGGCGGCGCCTGGTTCTGCACGTGGACCTGAACAACACGGTGGTGGTGGCGGACACGGTGACGGGACAGGCCCCACGAGCGGCGCTCAACACCTTTCTCAGCACCGTCACCTGGGGCCGCGCCGGGGCTGCCG GCGAGTGGGAGTGGGTGAGCGACCGCCCGTCCCTGCGCCCCCCGTGCCCCGGCGCCCTCAGCTACTACAGCCGCCACGGCCGGGACCCCGCCTTCACCGAGGCCGGCCCGGGCCGGCGCTTCCGTGACCTCCACGCCCGCCACCTGCGGCTGCTGGAGTGGCCGGACCGGCCGCACGACGCCTTGTCGGTGCCAGGGGAGCCCGGCAAACGCTACCACCTGATCCTGCCCTCCTTCTTCCGCCTCCTGGACGCGCTGCACCGGGATGGCAGAGCCTTCGCTGTTGTCTTCAGGACCTTCGGCACCGACCTGCCCCGCGCCCTGCAGGCCGTCCGCAGCGCTCTGGACGGGCAGCACCCGCAGTTCCCTGCCCTGCGGGACGTGGCG ctccctgtggaCCTTACCCCTGGCCAGATACGGTGCAGCAAGAAAGAGGTGGTGCTAACGCATGGAGCAGAGCGTCTGGCCACCCGGGAAGACAAAAGAAAGCTTTACAACTTCTTCAGCTCCTTTGAGGGAATTGGAGGCTTCCAAGACCACTTTGACTG GTGGGCCAGAAATCAGTTCTCTTCCCGGGGTGGGAAGCCCCTGTGGATAGACCCCCATGATCCTGACATTCAGCACATCTTCATTGATGACAACATCCGGCTGGATGATGGAGACACCATTGTTCACCCCCAG gctctgctctccctgcaggtattctcagagctgggcagcagcagtcccAGGAGTGTGCCCACCTCAGCGCTGTACAACATTTGCCTGGTGCAAACCAATCTGCTGGAGGCCATTGCTGATGAGGACTATTTCCTGCACTGTGTGAGGAGGTGCGAGGAGAACTATGACCACTACCTGGCCTGCGTGGAGAAGGACACCCCGAGCCAGCAGTGGGATGGACAGTGA
- the LOC134422611 gene encoding uncharacterized protein LOC134422611 isoform X2, with the protein MSGGAGRRRRLVLHVDLNNTVVVADTVTGQAPRAALNTFLSTVTWGRAGAAGEWEWVSDRPSLRPPCPGALSYYSRHGRDPAFTEAGPGRRFRDLHARHLRLLEWPDRPHDALSVPGEPGKRYHLILPSFFRLLDALHRDGRAFAVVFRTFGTDLPRALQAVRSALDGQHPQFPALRDVALPVDLTPGQIRCSKKEVVLTHGAERLATREDKRKLYNFFSSFEGIGGFQDHFDWWARNQFSSRGGKPLWIDPHDPDIQHIFIDDNIRLDDGDTIVHPQVFSELGSSSPRSVPTSALYNICLVQTNLLEAIADEDYFLHCVRRCEENYDHYLACVEKDTPSQQWDGQ; encoded by the exons ATGAGTGGCGGGGCCGGGCGACGGCGGCGCCTGGTTCTGCACGTGGACCTGAACAACACGGTGGTGGTGGCGGACACGGTGACGGGACAGGCCCCACGAGCGGCGCTCAACACCTTTCTCAGCACCGTCACCTGGGGCCGCGCCGGGGCTGCCG GCGAGTGGGAGTGGGTGAGCGACCGCCCGTCCCTGCGCCCCCCGTGCCCCGGCGCCCTCAGCTACTACAGCCGCCACGGCCGGGACCCCGCCTTCACCGAGGCCGGCCCGGGCCGGCGCTTCCGTGACCTCCACGCCCGCCACCTGCGGCTGCTGGAGTGGCCGGACCGGCCGCACGACGCCTTGTCGGTGCCAGGGGAGCCCGGCAAACGCTACCACCTGATCCTGCCCTCCTTCTTCCGCCTCCTGGACGCGCTGCACCGGGATGGCAGAGCCTTCGCTGTTGTCTTCAGGACCTTCGGCACCGACCTGCCCCGCGCCCTGCAGGCCGTCCGCAGCGCTCTGGACGGGCAGCACCCGCAGTTCCCTGCCCTGCGGGACGTGGCG ctccctgtggaCCTTACCCCTGGCCAGATACGGTGCAGCAAGAAAGAGGTGGTGCTAACGCATGGAGCAGAGCGTCTGGCCACCCGGGAAGACAAAAGAAAGCTTTACAACTTCTTCAGCTCCTTTGAGGGAATTGGAGGCTTCCAAGACCACTTTGACTG GTGGGCCAGAAATCAGTTCTCTTCCCGGGGTGGGAAGCCCCTGTGGATAGACCCCCATGATCCTGACATTCAGCACATCTTCATTGATGACAACATCCGGCTGGATGATGGAGACACCATTGTTCACCCCCAG gtattctcagagctgggcagcagcagtcccAGGAGTGTGCCCACCTCAGCGCTGTACAACATTTGCCTGGTGCAAACCAATCTGCTGGAGGCCATTGCTGATGAGGACTATTTCCTGCACTGTGTGAGGAGGTGCGAGGAGAACTATGACCACTACCTGGCCTGCGTGGAGAAGGACACCCCGAGCCAGCAGTGGGATGGACAGTGA
- the CCDC71 gene encoding coiled-coil domain-containing protein 71, whose translation MNIAVNHEEEKAVHSWSRISSAGQKVLEEALRVFNPMSKDLSDTETQLVAFIQGLKEEGYQPTILRSKDVYGYSSCTAVTPSQTGANTQRNCASTTEPTQSPARNSGAKVAPLPTSMPVSSLKVSKGDSRNLLLSSLKQTGSGTSKAATVGFPTSMYPDVYPAMRLSVVLEALVPLKTATSCLESKYTQGRLGISPSDLKLLKTSSAPRQFSSGKSTKITEGKGYKRLVKKAPDSGTRALKLLRGPKGGVLQESNACKASGVLNGRVAGSSSQDCATAPQPKTLKIKDKEVLLGKTEWKDSSTYQEGTRQKKRRATEAKEAPQRKKANTIPVRKKTRKAQSSLNLLKFRTIKVGNSSSDDEVRRRAQKILRVNLSPVIQIQPLSHSHSVP comes from the coding sequence ATGAATATTGCAGTGAACCATGAGGAAGAAAAAGCTGTCCATTCCTGGTCAAGAATTTCCTCTGCAGGGCAGAAAGTTCTGGAGGAAGCCCTCCGAGTCTTCAACCCGATGTCCAAGGATCTTTCGGACACAGAGACCCAACTGGTGGCCTTCATCCAAGGCCTGAAGGAGGAGGGCTACCAGCCCACGATTCTGAGGAGTAAGGATGTGTACGGGTACAGCTCGTGCACGGCAGTCACGCCGAGTCAGACGGGAGCAAACACTCAGCGCAACTGTGCCAGCACCACTGAGCCCACCCAGAGTCCAGCCAGGAACTCAGGGGCAAAAGTGGCCCCTTTGCCCACCAGCATGCCAGTGAGCTCTTTGAAAGTCTCCAAAGGGGATTCCAGAAATCTCCTCTTGAGCTCCTTGAAGCAGACAGGATCTGGCACATCCAAGGCGGCGACGGTGGGCTTCCCTACAAGCATGTATCCTGACGTGTATCCAGCTATGAGACTGTCAGTGGTTCTGGAAGCCCTGGTGCCACTGAAAACTGCCACGTCCTGTTTGGAGTCCAAGTACACACAGGGGCGTCTTGGCATCTCTCCCTCAGACCTTAAACTCCTCAAGACTTCAAGTGCACCAAGGCAGTTTTCTTCAGGCAAGAGCACTAAAATAACCGAAGGCAAGGGGTACAAGCGTTTGGTTAAGAAAGCTCCCGATTCTGGCACCCGTGCTTTAAAGCTTCTGAGGGGACCAAAGGGTGGAGTGCTGCAGGAGAGCAACGCCTGCAAAGCCTCCGGAGTTCTCAACGGGAGAGTCGCAGGCAGCTCGTCCCAGGACTGCGCCACAGCGCCACAGCCCAAGACCTTGAAAATCAAAGATAAGGAGGTTCTGCTGGGAAAAACAGAGTGGAAGGACAGCAGCACTTACCAGGAGGGCACTAGGCAGAAGAAGAGAAGAGCtacagaggcaaaagaagcacCACAGAGGAAAAAAGCAAATACCATTCCTGTCCGAAAGAAAACTCGAAAGGCTCAAAGCTCTTTGAACCTGCTGAAATTCCGGACCATCAAGGTGGGCAACTCTTCCTCTGATGATGAAGTGAGGAGGAGAGCACAGAAGATTCTTAGGGTCAACTTGTCCCCTGTGATCCAAATTCAGCCCTTGTCCCATTCTCATAGTGTCccctga